The Sandaracinaceae bacterium genome contains a region encoding:
- a CDS encoding protein kinase: protein MTVTDTRTFGPYEIVRRLGVGGMAETFLALRRGAHGVEQRVCLKRVLPAFASDPSFLRQFEREAKIASTLRYTGIVAVVEFGDVDGAKYLALELVDGVDLRDFLLSRPGHVLDPTTVGRVALDLAYALRYAHDPARGVVHRDLSPANVMLSRTGEVKLTDFGVARVMSSAAPTTSTGVRGKVAYMSPEHLRGEELDGRADLFALGVLLYECLCGRRPFQGAHDVAIMRRIAAGERAPVVERAPVDTPPLLLRAIEGLLTTDREARTPSATALIEQLSPLPGLHQARRRLGAQVDALRGGANTREHVSDEREEASDTSLSPVPADALRELSRLLNTPSVAGVRGVSENSEPSRDGDTTWTTVVAAPTPAPRRAVAPRPAPRARAQRAVLLLLAGVLLVGAVATYVGLPGALSGVRPTAPSERAAAPPRVAGGQAPAAERRRAPVSLGASDATRSATSVAAGEASSALGGARVTAALEGGVAARPASTPSHPGPPRQQASSMRAVEPADSSEGAHPALAQVAAAASTHAAAGAPERPSDTAAAPRTEVPSSHPDTGQTQRADGPEDSPNPQDDRPGTLRVTVIPWGDVWVDGRYMGRAPTEVTLRPGRHVVAVGADRPSTRRSVTIAPGQARRVELELTP from the coding sequence GTGACCGTGACGGACACGCGCACGTTCGGGCCCTACGAGATTGTGCGCAGGTTGGGTGTGGGGGGCATGGCAGAGACGTTTCTGGCGCTCCGTCGCGGTGCGCACGGCGTCGAGCAGCGGGTGTGCCTGAAGCGCGTGCTGCCGGCCTTCGCCAGCGACCCGAGCTTCCTGCGCCAGTTCGAGCGCGAGGCGAAGATCGCGTCCACGCTGCGCTACACCGGGATCGTCGCGGTGGTCGAGTTCGGCGACGTGGACGGCGCCAAGTACCTCGCGCTGGAGCTGGTGGACGGCGTGGATCTGCGCGACTTCCTGCTGTCGCGCCCCGGGCACGTCCTGGACCCGACGACCGTGGGGAGGGTCGCCTTGGATCTGGCCTATGCCCTGCGCTACGCGCACGACCCCGCGCGCGGGGTGGTCCACCGTGATCTGTCGCCCGCGAACGTCATGCTGAGCCGAACGGGGGAGGTGAAGCTGACGGACTTTGGCGTCGCGCGGGTCATGAGCAGTGCCGCGCCCACCACCAGCACGGGGGTGCGCGGCAAGGTCGCGTACATGAGCCCCGAGCACCTGCGCGGGGAAGAGCTCGACGGTCGCGCGGACCTGTTCGCGCTCGGCGTGCTGCTGTACGAGTGCCTGTGCGGCCGGCGCCCGTTCCAGGGCGCGCACGACGTTGCCATCATGCGCCGCATCGCGGCCGGGGAGCGCGCTCCCGTGGTGGAGCGCGCGCCGGTCGACACGCCGCCGCTGCTGTTGCGTGCCATCGAGGGCCTGCTCACCACCGACCGCGAGGCGCGCACGCCAAGCGCCACGGCGCTCATCGAGCAGCTCTCTCCCTTGCCAGGGCTCCATCAGGCGCGGCGGCGCCTCGGCGCACAGGTCGATGCCCTGCGTGGTGGCGCGAACACCCGCGAGCACGTCAGCGACGAGCGCGAGGAGGCCAGCGACACCAGCCTCTCTCCGGTGCCAGCCGACGCCCTGCGGGAACTCAGCAGGCTGCTGAACACGCCCAGCGTCGCCGGCGTGCGGGGCGTGTCCGAGAACTCGGAGCCTTCGCGTGACGGGGACACCACGTGGACCACGGTGGTGGCGGCGCCAACCCCAGCGCCCCGTCGGGCGGTAGCCCCGCGCCCCGCGCCCCGCGCTCGCGCGCAGCGGGCGGTCTTGCTCTTGCTCGCGGGTGTGCTGCTCGTTGGAGCGGTCGCAACGTACGTCGGACTGCCGGGGGCGCTCTCCGGCGTGCGCCCCACGGCCCCCTCGGAGCGTGCGGCCGCGCCGCCTCGCGTCGCAGGAGGGCAGGCCCCCGCCGCCGAGCGACGACGCGCCCCCGTGTCGCTCGGCGCGTCGGACGCAACGCGGTCCGCTACCAGCGTGGCCGCCGGCGAAGCGTCCTCGGCCCTCGGAGGCGCGAGGGTCACGGCTGCGCTGGAAGGTGGGGTCGCGGCACGTCCGGCGAGCACCCCCAGCCACCCAGGTCCGCCGCGGCAGCAGGCGTCCTCGATGCGAGCCGTCGAGCCCGCGGATTCATCGGAAGGTGCGCACCCTGCGCTCGCACAGGTGGCGGCTGCAGCGTCGACGCACGCGGCCGCGGGCGCTCCTGAGCGACCGTCCGACACTGCCGCTGCGCCGCGCACGGAGGTCCCCTCCAGCCATCCAGACACGGGGCAGACGCAGCGCGCGGATGGCCCAGAGGACAGTCCCAACCCGCAGGACGATCGCCCAGGTACGCTGCGTGTGACCGTCATCCCCTGGGGAGACGTATGGGTGGATGGCCGCTACATGGGGCGCGCGCCGACCGAGGTCACGCTGCGGCCAGGGCGCCACGTCGTCGCGGTCGGTGCGGATCGTCCCAGCACCCGTCGCAGCGTCACCATCGCGCCAGGCCAAGCGCGCCGCGTGGAGCTCGAGCTCACCCCTTGA
- a CDS encoding DUF1415 family protein, giving the protein MNLAADLEHEAIRLYARYEVEIVEAFTLCPWAERARREGHTRQLVLAGPPEPEAALAAIDVLAADTAVEVGFLVYPTCTLPRVAFERFVSGLRSSDQQRGATFAAAAFHPDAHADLADPYRLVPFIRRTPDPTVQLIRRSALEAVRRPGDGGTGYVDPASITDLVAFFQNPPKRPLHERVAQANLEQVERVGVPSLEAVLADIAQDRERAYAALLGAAHPAVRPPWR; this is encoded by the coding sequence GTGAACCTCGCCGCGGACCTCGAACACGAAGCCATCCGCCTGTACGCACGCTACGAGGTCGAGATCGTGGAGGCCTTCACGCTGTGCCCGTGGGCAGAACGCGCGCGGCGTGAGGGGCACACGCGGCAGCTGGTGCTCGCGGGCCCACCCGAACCCGAGGCGGCGCTCGCCGCCATCGACGTCCTGGCTGCAGACACGGCCGTGGAAGTGGGCTTCCTGGTCTACCCCACGTGCACGCTCCCACGCGTCGCGTTCGAGCGCTTCGTCTCCGGCCTGCGCAGCAGCGACCAACAGCGCGGCGCCACGTTCGCGGCGGCGGCCTTCCATCCGGACGCGCACGCCGACCTGGCCGACCCCTACCGCCTGGTGCCGTTCATCCGGCGTACGCCAGACCCCACGGTGCAGCTCATCCGCCGAAGCGCGCTGGAGGCGGTGCGGAGGCCTGGGGACGGAGGTACCGGGTACGTGGACCCAGCGTCCATCACCGACCTGGTGGCCTTCTTCCAGAACCCACCGAAACGCCCGCTGCACGAGCGCGTGGCCCAGGCCAACCTGGAGCAGGTGGAGCGCGTGGGCGTACCCTCGCTCGAAGCCGTTCTCGCCGACATCGCACAAGACAGAGAGCGAGCCTACGCAGCGCTGCTGGGCGCCGCTCACCCCGCCGTGCGCCCTCCGTGGCGGTAG
- a CDS encoding NAD-dependent epimerase/dehydratase family protein: MRVIVTGGAGFIGSHVADALLARGHEVCVVDDLSSGRRENVPQAARFDELDIRDTDGVQRCVAAFRPDVICHQAAQTSVSVSTREPLRDAAINILGSLNVLGAARQHDVGRLVFASTGGAIYGEVEAPTLAETSWGPKPVSPYACSKFAFENYLHGARVEYGFESTILRYANVYGPRQDPHGEAGVVAIFCERLSTGQPLRVNAKLETGDRGCVRDYVYVSNVVEANVRAVEGRLKAPVHNVGTGAECDTQTLAEVLSEAFGVSPQLTFGARREGDLLRSVLAPSPELADIALVGLREGLHATAAWYRAATR; this comes from the coding sequence ATGCGCGTCATCGTCACAGGGGGAGCAGGTTTCATCGGCAGCCACGTCGCGGACGCGTTGCTCGCGCGTGGACACGAGGTGTGCGTCGTCGACGACCTCAGCTCGGGGCGGCGCGAGAACGTGCCACAGGCAGCCCGCTTCGACGAGCTGGACATCCGCGACACGGACGGAGTGCAGCGCTGCGTGGCCGCGTTTCGACCCGACGTGATCTGCCACCAGGCCGCGCAGACCAGTGTGAGCGTCAGCACGCGCGAGCCGCTGCGCGATGCGGCCATCAACATCCTGGGCAGCCTCAACGTGCTCGGCGCCGCCCGGCAGCACGACGTCGGGCGGCTGGTGTTCGCCAGCACGGGCGGGGCGATCTACGGCGAGGTGGAGGCGCCCACCCTCGCCGAGACCAGCTGGGGACCCAAGCCCGTGAGCCCCTACGCGTGCTCCAAGTTCGCGTTCGAGAACTATCTGCATGGGGCGCGCGTGGAGTACGGCTTCGAGTCCACCATCCTGCGTTACGCCAACGTGTACGGACCGCGTCAGGACCCCCATGGGGAGGCGGGTGTGGTGGCCATCTTCTGCGAACGCCTGAGCACGGGGCAGCCGCTGCGCGTCAACGCGAAGCTCGAGACGGGCGACCGCGGCTGCGTGCGCGACTACGTCTACGTCTCGAACGTCGTCGAGGCCAACGTGCGCGCCGTGGAGGGACGGCTGAAGGCTCCCGTGCACAACGTGGGGACCGGCGCCGAGTGCGACACGCAGACGCTGGCGGAGGTGCTCTCGGAGGCCTTCGGCGTGTCACCGCAGCTGACGTTCGGTGCCCGCCGCGAGGGCGACCTGCTGCGCTCGGTGCTCGCGCCGAGCCCGGAGCTCGCGGACATCGCGTTGGTGGGGCTGCGAGAAGGTCTCCATGCGACCGCCGCGTGGTACCGCGCGGCCACGCGCTGA
- a CDS encoding MerR family transcriptional regulator yields MSTSAKVLPIDRERFRYKMKDLSEATGLDRQAIRFYIQQGLLPPGHKTGRNMAWYSEQHLERLRLIKKLQHERFLPLKAIKALLDGREEVFAPEQQQFLHRVRDKIDASFSSRGPAQRVAVRELVARLGVDLDDVLQAEQLGLATIVRGEGEDSMSVDEAWIFEALGELRQLGFTKERGFTVADVAFYHEAMSGLFRREVGLLSSRLSHLPPDQAARMIERAIPIVNQTLSRLHTQLVREFFGDSF; encoded by the coding sequence ATGAGCACCTCTGCCAAGGTCCTGCCCATCGATCGCGAGCGCTTTCGCTACAAGATGAAGGACCTGAGCGAGGCCACCGGGCTCGACCGCCAGGCCATCCGCTTCTACATCCAGCAGGGGCTCTTGCCGCCGGGGCACAAGACCGGGCGCAACATGGCCTGGTACAGCGAGCAACACCTCGAGCGCCTGCGGCTGATCAAGAAGCTGCAGCACGAGCGCTTCCTGCCGCTCAAGGCCATCAAGGCGCTGCTCGACGGCCGCGAGGAGGTCTTCGCGCCCGAGCAGCAGCAGTTCCTGCACCGCGTACGCGACAAGATCGACGCGTCGTTCTCCAGCCGCGGGCCCGCCCAGCGCGTGGCCGTGCGCGAGCTCGTTGCCCGCCTCGGCGTGGACCTCGACGACGTCCTGCAGGCCGAGCAGCTGGGCCTCGCCACCATCGTGCGCGGCGAGGGCGAGGACAGCATGAGCGTGGACGAAGCGTGGATCTTCGAGGCGCTCGGCGAGCTGCGGCAGCTGGGCTTTACCAAGGAGCGCGGCTTCACCGTGGCCGACGTGGCCTTCTACCACGAGGCCATGAGCGGCCTCTTCCGGCGCGAGGTGGGTCTGCTCTCGTCGCGCCTCTCGCACCTCCCGCCCGACCAGGCCGCCCGCATGATCGAGCGCGCCATCCCGATCGTGAACCAAACCCTCTCCCGTCTTCACACGCAGCTGGTGCGCGAGTTCTTCGGCGACAGCTTCTGA
- the lepB gene encoding signal peptidase I has product MSKAALKFLVSVAVVVGIIAGVLRAFFVLPVTITDDGMAPTLLAGETVLMWRSTATPEFGDLLVCRHPSANNYVVGRFIARPGMTIGAERGNMQIDGQTPDRNQGRTLAFTPHGAERPVNVILGVEFIGGDDHAFMQDARFGYRSRDIRVREGIFLLGDNRLPHEFDSRTFGPVDPTSCIGHIFLRWKAAPNRVEFENAALDMID; this is encoded by the coding sequence GTGTCCAAAGCAGCCCTCAAGTTCCTGGTGTCGGTCGCGGTGGTGGTTGGCATCATCGCTGGCGTCCTGCGCGCGTTCTTCGTGTTGCCCGTCACCATCACCGACGACGGAATGGCGCCCACGCTGCTCGCGGGTGAGACGGTGCTCATGTGGCGCAGCACGGCCACGCCCGAGTTCGGCGACCTGCTCGTGTGCCGTCACCCGAGCGCCAACAACTACGTCGTGGGCCGCTTCATCGCCAGGCCCGGGATGACCATCGGCGCCGAGCGCGGCAACATGCAGATCGACGGACAGACGCCGGACCGCAACCAGGGTCGCACGCTCGCCTTCACACCCCATGGCGCGGAGCGGCCGGTGAACGTCATCCTCGGCGTGGAGTTCATCGGCGGCGACGACCACGCCTTCATGCAGGACGCGCGCTTTGGCTACCGCTCGCGGGACATCCGCGTTCGCGAGGGGATCTTCCTTCTGGGGGACAACCGCCTCCCACACGAGTTCGACAGCCGCACCTTCGGGCCCGTCGATCCCACCAGCTGCATCGGGCACATCTTCTTGCGCTGGAAGGCGGCGCCCAACCGGGTCGAGTTCGAAAACGCAGCGCTCGACATGATCGACTGA
- a CDS encoding DNA polymerase II, with protein sequence METFEACLLTRSWFDQRDGVRLVFWGASARGPLRLVFTGQQPVMFVERHLPSASGRRKPLELRSFYGRPVDALYFDTQRELTAERARVRDALGLTLEADLKPDERFLMERFVTGALRVRGEPRQRPGFLELVDPKVEACEFTPHLSMLAFDLETDGFDGPLLSIAVAGVGGERVFMCASPDGTSAPAAAGVATFPDEATLLRAFVAHVTTADPDVLSGWNVVEFDLSYLERRCAQLGVPLTLGRDGQRAKVLPARNEQQPPIARVEGRVVLDGIATLRAATFSFESFRLEDVAQELLGRGKRIAHDGDALAEIRRMFRHDQAALAAYNLEDCRLVLDIFDKADLLGFAVQRQALTGLPLSRQGGAVAAFDHLYLPRLHRHGFVAPDVGGSSEVVSSPGGYVMDSQPGLFDNVLVLDFKSLYPSIIRTFAIDPMGLAFPGDDPIPGFEGGSFSRAQHILPGLIETLWAARDEAKLRGDTARSRAIKILMNSFYGVLGTPGCRFFSSKLASSITCRGHEIITESRRFLEARGLQVIYGDTDSLFVLLGPGHDEPSCGRIGAELADALNAFWRARLQTELRLTSHLEVEFETHYLRFLMPTMRGSDKGTKKRYAGLSRRRDGELLVVVKGLEAVRTDWTPLARRFQRELFWRVFAGEPYEDWMRALAESLRHGDLDAELVYRKRLRRSVDSYERNVPPHVQAAKKLGRPVREVRYVMTVRGPEPVELPHAALDYDHYLTRQLAPAADAILPFVGTDFASIAGTQLPLF encoded by the coding sequence GTGGAGACCTTCGAGGCGTGCCTGCTGACGCGCAGCTGGTTCGACCAGCGCGACGGCGTGCGCCTCGTGTTCTGGGGCGCGTCTGCGCGTGGGCCGCTGCGCCTGGTGTTCACGGGGCAGCAGCCGGTGATGTTCGTCGAGCGCCACCTGCCGAGCGCGTCGGGGCGGCGCAAGCCCCTCGAGCTGCGCAGCTTCTACGGGCGGCCCGTGGACGCGCTCTACTTCGACACGCAGCGCGAGCTGACGGCCGAGCGGGCGCGCGTACGCGACGCGCTGGGGCTGACGCTCGAGGCCGACCTCAAGCCCGACGAACGCTTCCTGATGGAGCGCTTCGTGACGGGTGCTCTGCGCGTGCGCGGGGAGCCACGCCAGCGGCCAGGGTTCCTCGAGCTCGTCGACCCGAAGGTCGAGGCTTGCGAGTTCACGCCGCACCTGTCCATGCTCGCCTTCGACCTCGAGACGGACGGCTTCGACGGGCCCCTCCTGTCGATCGCCGTGGCTGGCGTGGGTGGCGAGCGGGTGTTCATGTGCGCGAGTCCAGACGGCACCTCCGCGCCCGCGGCCGCGGGCGTCGCGACCTTCCCCGACGAGGCCACGCTCCTGCGTGCCTTCGTCGCGCACGTGACCACGGCAGATCCGGACGTGCTCAGCGGTTGGAACGTCGTCGAGTTCGACCTGAGCTACCTCGAGCGGCGCTGTGCGCAGCTGGGGGTGCCGCTCACGCTGGGCCGCGACGGTCAGCGCGCCAAGGTGCTGCCCGCGCGCAACGAGCAGCAACCCCCCATCGCGCGGGTGGAGGGGCGCGTGGTGCTCGACGGCATCGCGACCTTGCGCGCGGCGACGTTCTCGTTCGAGAGCTTCCGCTTGGAAGACGTGGCCCAGGAGCTCTTGGGGCGCGGCAAACGCATCGCGCACGACGGCGACGCGCTGGCCGAGATCCGCCGCATGTTCCGGCACGACCAGGCCGCGCTCGCCGCCTACAACCTCGAAGACTGCCGCCTGGTGCTCGACATCTTCGACAAGGCCGACCTGCTGGGCTTCGCCGTGCAACGGCAGGCGTTGACCGGGCTCCCCCTCAGCAGGCAGGGGGGCGCGGTAGCGGCCTTCGACCACCTCTACCTGCCGCGCCTGCACCGCCATGGCTTCGTCGCGCCGGACGTGGGGGGCTCGAGCGAGGTCGTCAGCAGCCCGGGTGGGTACGTGATGGACTCGCAGCCGGGGCTGTTCGACAACGTGCTGGTGCTCGACTTCAAGAGCCTCTACCCGAGCATCATCCGCACGTTCGCCATCGACCCGATGGGGCTCGCGTTCCCTGGCGACGATCCCATCCCGGGCTTCGAGGGCGGCTCGTTCTCGCGCGCGCAGCACATCCTGCCGGGCCTGATCGAGACCCTCTGGGCCGCGCGAGACGAGGCCAAGCTGCGCGGCGACACGGCGCGCTCCCGGGCGATCAAGATCTTGATGAACTCGTTCTATGGCGTGCTGGGGACGCCCGGCTGCCGCTTCTTCAGCTCCAAGCTGGCGAGCTCCATCACGTGTCGCGGTCACGAGATCATCACGGAGAGCAGGCGCTTCCTCGAGGCGCGTGGGCTCCAGGTGATCTACGGCGACACGGACTCGCTCTTCGTGCTGCTCGGGCCGGGTCACGACGAGCCCAGTTGTGGGCGCATCGGCGCCGAGCTCGCGGACGCGCTGAACGCGTTCTGGCGCGCGCGCCTGCAGACCGAACTGAGGCTCACGTCCCACCTCGAGGTGGAGTTCGAGACGCACTACCTGCGCTTCCTGATGCCCACCATGCGTGGATCGGACAAGGGCACCAAGAAGCGCTACGCGGGGCTGTCGCGGCGCCGAGACGGTGAGCTCTTGGTCGTGGTGAAGGGGCTCGAGGCCGTGCGCACCGACTGGACGCCGCTTGCTCGTCGCTTCCAGCGCGAGCTGTTCTGGCGCGTGTTCGCGGGCGAGCCGTACGAGGACTGGATGCGCGCTCTCGCGGAGTCCCTGCGCCACGGCGACCTCGACGCGGAGCTGGTGTATCGCAAGCGCCTCCGTCGTAGCGTCGACTCGTACGAACGGAACGTGCCGCCGCACGTGCAGGCCGCCAAGAAGCTGGGGCGCCCCGTGCGCGAGGTGCGCTATGTGATGACCGTGCGCGGACCCGAGCCCGTGGAGCTGCCCCACGCCGCGCTCGACTACGACCACTACCTCACGCGGCAGCTGGCCCCCGCGGCGGACGCGATCCTACCGTTCGTGGGCACCGACTTCGCGAGCATCGCAGGCACGCAGCTGCCGCTCTTCTGA
- a CDS encoding ferredoxin--NADP reductase yields the protein MLVRSPEPRPARPLDYVARLVSLPLPARAAQRVDQARRDLSVLADAVRGQRPAPVATLTEAVRCAPPLEQLDTLDVLPSFLGEPAKAARRDARVLADALLYGRRPSPLVARGPRHRENAGGQVVALAGAASRSVSRRVKVERVVRETADAVSLYLSELDGHPLRFQAGQFMSVDVVVDGVRLRRAYSLAAPAAGPGSDAPHITIKRIADGRVSNHLNDTAHEGMLLDVLGPSGSFVLEPAPSAAPRHLLLVAGGSGITPIMSVAATALHAEPETRVTLVYGNRAEQDVIFMARLTELAAASAGRLVVDHVLADPSPAWQGARGLLDGATLGARLDALGLDAAQADACYVCGPTPMMDAARALLLERGVAKGRLHEERFGSPEARTEARGAQTPQSLTLSRKHGSRTLVVQPGQTLLDAAVAAGEPMPFSCAMGGCGACKMVCLDGEVVMEEPNCLSDDERAQGYVLTCVGRPCGPVTLTSGRPS from the coding sequence ATGCTCGTTCGCTCCCCCGAACCTCGCCCCGCCCGCCCCCTCGACTACGTCGCCCGTCTGGTCAGCCTCCCGCTCCCTGCGCGCGCCGCCCAGCGCGTCGATCAAGCCCGCCGCGATCTCAGCGTCCTCGCCGATGCCGTTCGCGGCCAGCGACCCGCGCCGGTCGCGACGCTCACCGAGGCGGTCCGCTGCGCCCCTCCGCTCGAGCAGCTGGACACGCTCGACGTCCTGCCCAGCTTCCTGGGCGAGCCCGCCAAGGCGGCCCGGCGTGACGCGCGCGTGCTGGCCGACGCGCTGCTCTACGGCCGTCGTCCTTCGCCCCTGGTGGCCCGTGGGCCTCGTCACCGTGAGAACGCGGGTGGCCAAGTGGTGGCGCTCGCCGGTGCAGCCTCGCGCAGCGTCAGCCGGCGCGTGAAGGTCGAGCGCGTGGTGCGCGAGACGGCCGACGCCGTGTCCCTCTACCTGAGCGAGCTGGACGGCCATCCCCTGCGCTTTCAGGCCGGACAGTTCATGAGCGTGGACGTGGTGGTGGACGGGGTGCGCCTGCGCCGCGCCTACTCGCTCGCGGCCCCCGCGGCAGGCCCCGGCAGCGACGCGCCGCACATCACCATCAAGCGCATCGCGGACGGGCGGGTCAGCAACCACCTCAACGACACCGCGCACGAGGGCATGCTGCTGGACGTGCTGGGGCCCTCGGGCAGCTTCGTATTGGAGCCCGCACCCAGCGCCGCGCCACGGCACCTGCTGCTCGTCGCGGGCGGCAGCGGCATCACCCCCATCATGAGCGTCGCCGCCACGGCGCTGCACGCCGAGCCCGAGACGCGCGTGACGCTGGTCTATGGCAACCGCGCCGAGCAGGACGTCATCTTCATGGCGCGCCTGACCGAGCTCGCTGCGGCGAGCGCCGGGCGCCTGGTGGTGGACCACGTGCTGGCCGACCCGAGCCCCGCCTGGCAGGGTGCCCGCGGTCTGTTGGATGGCGCCACACTGGGCGCACGCCTCGACGCTCTGGGCCTCGACGCGGCGCAGGCGGACGCCTGCTACGTGTGCGGTCCCACGCCCATGATGGACGCGGCGCGCGCGCTCTTGCTCGAGCGTGGTGTAGCGAAGGGCCGGCTGCACGAAGAGCGCTTCGGCTCTCCCGAGGCGCGCACCGAGGCGCGCGGCGCGCAGACCCCGCAGTCGCTCACCCTCTCGCGCAAGCACGGCTCGCGCACGCTGGTGGTGCAGCCCGGCCAGACGCTGCTGGACGCGGCCGTCGCAGCGGGCGAGCCCATGCCCTTCAGCTGCGCCATGGGTGGCTGCGGCGCGTGCAAGATGGTGTGCCTCGACGGCGAGGTGGTCATGGAGGAGCCCAACTGCCTGAGCGACGACGAGCGCGCGCAGGGCTACGTGCTCACCTGCGTCGGCCGGCCGTGTGGTCCGGTCACGCTCACGAGCGGGAGGCCATCATGA
- a CDS encoding rhomboid family intramembrane serine protease: MRKLTTRDDHREAQYLRDALVGGQVPATLKVEGDGAYGVWVHDDSHLELAEELLGAFTADPRDPRIAELAARASVTRRARTAQEREAQRRVERAQHEQQRLRTAPFIGTVSLGMIVLSGIVAYFTDLGEVHGDLFSFQWAAVLRGEWWRLVLPVFFHMGGMHLVFNALWVQQLGTAIEYHFRSRYLLAQVLVFGVGGVLAEGFIARGSAMGLSGVVYGLLGFLWVRSRLDPRSPIGLAQSTVIIMLVWMLLGFMDVFPMANWAHAGGLVLGMLWGAVSAGLARHRAA, translated from the coding sequence ATGCGTAAGCTGACCACCCGCGACGATCACCGCGAAGCCCAGTACCTGAGGGACGCGCTCGTGGGGGGACAGGTCCCGGCCACGCTCAAGGTCGAGGGCGACGGCGCCTATGGCGTTTGGGTACACGACGACAGTCACCTGGAGCTGGCCGAGGAGCTGCTGGGCGCGTTCACGGCCGACCCGCGAGATCCACGCATCGCCGAGCTGGCTGCGCGGGCCAGCGTCACGCGCCGCGCGCGCACCGCCCAGGAGCGCGAAGCCCAGCGTCGCGTCGAGCGCGCCCAGCACGAGCAGCAGCGCCTACGCACGGCCCCGTTCATCGGCACCGTCTCGCTCGGGATGATCGTGCTGAGCGGCATCGTGGCGTACTTCACCGACCTCGGCGAGGTACACGGCGACCTGTTCAGTTTTCAGTGGGCGGCCGTGCTGCGCGGCGAGTGGTGGCGGTTGGTGCTGCCTGTGTTCTTCCACATGGGGGGAATGCATCTGGTGTTCAACGCCCTCTGGGTGCAGCAGCTGGGCACCGCCATCGAGTACCACTTCCGCTCGCGCTATCTGCTGGCGCAGGTCCTGGTCTTCGGCGTGGGAGGCGTGCTGGCGGAGGGCTTCATCGCGCGTGGCAGCGCCATGGGGCTGAGCGGTGTGGTCTACGGCCTGCTCGGCTTCTTGTGGGTGCGCAGCCGCCTCGACCCGCGCAGCCCCATCGGCCTCGCGCAGAGCACGGTCATCATCATGTTGGTGTGGATGCTGCTCGGCTTCATGGACGTGTTTCCCATGGCCAACTGGGCGCACGCCGGGGGCCTGGTGCTGGGCATGCTCTGGGGCGCGGTCAGCGCGGGCCTCGCGCGGCACCGCGCCGCCTAG
- the cobU gene encoding bifunctional adenosylcobinamide kinase/adenosylcobinamide-phosphate guanylyltransferase — translation MAHLVVIGGGARSGKSAFAERRAAAHTGERRFLATCIAFDDEMRARVAAHQRDRGDAFVTVEVPDALEAALDASHHASVVVIDCLTLWLTNLLLADLSDEAIAARVELLVAALARVPGEVLLVTNEVGMGIVPEHALARRFRDVAGRAHQRLAREADELYFAVMGTLLRLRPAPVALATDCA, via the coding sequence ATGGCGCACCTCGTGGTCATCGGGGGCGGGGCGCGCTCGGGGAAGAGCGCCTTCGCGGAGCGACGTGCGGCCGCCCACACAGGCGAACGTCGCTTCCTCGCGACGTGCATCGCGTTCGACGACGAGATGCGGGCGCGGGTCGCGGCGCACCAGCGCGACAGGGGTGACGCCTTCGTCACCGTCGAGGTGCCCGACGCGCTCGAGGCGGCGCTCGACGCGTCGCACCATGCGTCCGTCGTGGTGATCGATTGCCTCACGCTGTGGCTCACCAACTTGCTCCTCGCCGATCTGTCCGACGAGGCGATCGCCGCACGGGTCGAGCTGCTGGTCGCGGCGCTGGCGCGCGTGCCCGGGGAGGTGCTGCTGGTCACGAACGAGGTGGGCATGGGCATCGTGCCGGAGCACGCGCTCGCGCGGCGCTTCCGAGACGTGGCGGGTCGCGCACACCAGCGCCTCGCGCGCGAAGCGGACGAGCTCTATTTCGCGGTGATGGGCACGCTGCTGCGGCTGAGGCCCGCGCCCGTGGCATTGGCCACGGATTGCGCCTAG